One stretch of Thalassovita sp. DNA includes these proteins:
- a CDS encoding di-heme oxidoredictase family protein: MSKYLLPLLSLPLTAAPVLADLSQEPHLSPLPRTASEVARIAAVRAAPEDFTIPQKFEVLPAGAGTVLVRDGAALFAQPAANLTDTLDFELGRSLFEKLWVAAPSSTRASDGLGPVYNARACSGCHINDGRGHAPAGPEDDAKSFALKLSVPAPLHERTAEIADWIATAPEPNYGGQLQDFATANIGAEARLSVSYSTHQVTFEDGAVLSLRQPEVALEQMAHGSLHPDVMLSPRIAPPISGLGLIEAIPAADILALADPEDSNGDGISGRAAIAWSVEHERWMLGRFGHKAGQPTLRQQVAAALSTDLGLSTPLFPAGWGDCTEAQTECRAAPHGDKDVRVHEVDDIALDLMTLYTANLGVPKRRNVDSAEVLRGKEIFHQAGCQACHTPNFVTHRLSDTPERSFELIWPYSDFLLHDMGAGLADSRPEGIAGNQEWRTPPLWGIGLAQAASPEAGFLHDGRARTLLEAVIWHGGEAARAQTHIRQLPASDRDALIAFLESL; encoded by the coding sequence ATGTCCAAATACCTACTTCCGCTCCTTTCCCTGCCGCTGACAGCTGCCCCAGTGTTGGCCGATCTGTCGCAAGAGCCCCATCTCAGCCCCCTGCCCCGCACCGCGTCTGAAGTGGCCCGCATCGCCGCCGTGCGTGCAGCCCCAGAGGATTTCACCATCCCGCAGAAGTTTGAGGTCCTGCCCGCCGGTGCAGGCACCGTTCTGGTCCGCGATGGCGCCGCGCTTTTTGCGCAGCCTGCGGCCAACCTGACGGACACGTTGGATTTCGAATTGGGGCGGTCGCTGTTTGAAAAGCTTTGGGTGGCAGCACCGTCCTCAACCCGCGCCTCTGACGGTTTGGGACCTGTCTATAACGCACGTGCCTGTTCGGGCTGCCACATCAACGACGGGCGCGGCCATGCCCCAGCCGGGCCCGAGGATGACGCCAAAAGCTTTGCCCTGAAACTCTCCGTCCCCGCGCCCTTGCATGAGCGGACGGCCGAAATCGCCGATTGGATCGCCACGGCGCCGGAACCCAACTACGGTGGTCAGCTGCAGGACTTTGCCACCGCCAATATCGGGGCGGAGGCGCGGCTTTCGGTCAGCTACAGCACTCATCAGGTCACCTTTGAGGATGGCGCGGTTCTGTCGCTGCGCCAACCTGAGGTCGCGCTGGAACAAATGGCCCATGGCTCGCTGCACCCTGACGTGATGCTCAGCCCACGCATCGCACCGCCGATCAGCGGCCTTGGGTTGATCGAGGCAATCCCCGCCGCTGATATTCTGGCCCTTGCCGATCCTGAGGATAGCAACGGTGACGGCATTTCCGGCCGCGCAGCCATCGCCTGGTCGGTGGAGCATGAGCGCTGGATGCTGGGCCGTTTTGGCCATAAGGCCGGCCAACCCACCCTGCGCCAACAGGTTGCCGCCGCGCTCAGCACCGATCTGGGCCTGTCGACGCCGCTGTTCCCTGCGGGCTGGGGCGATTGCACCGAGGCGCAGACCGAATGCCGCGCCGCGCCGCATGGCGACAAGGACGTCCGGGTGCATGAGGTGGACGATATCGCGCTGGACCTGATGACGCTTTACACCGCCAATCTGGGCGTGCCCAAACGGCGGAATGTGGACAGCGCGGAGGTTCTGCGCGGCAAAGAGATCTTTCATCAGGCGGGCTGTCAGGCCTGCCACACCCCCAATTTTGTCACCCATCGCCTGAGCGACACGCCGGAACGGTCGTTTGAGCTGATCTGGCCCTATTCCGATTTTCTGCTGCATGACATGGGCGCAGGTCTGGCGGACAGCCGGCCCGAAGGCATCGCGGGCAATCAGGAATGGCGCACCCCGCCGCTTTGGGGTATCGGTTTGGCGCAAGCTGCTTCGCCTGAGGCCGGGTTCCTGCATGATGGCCGCGCCCGCACCCTGCTGGAGGCCGTGATATGGCACGGGGGCGAAGCCGCCCGCGCCCAGACCCATATTCGCCAGCTGCCAGCGTCAGACCGCGACGCATTGATCGCCTTTTTGGAAAGCCTTTGA
- a CDS encoding nitrate reductase, with translation MAQPDPTRAESKTVKTTCPYCGVGCGVLATLLDTPTGPQVTVKGDPDHPANKGRLCSKGSALAETLSLDGRLLQPTINGAQASWDSALSQVASRFKQTIEAHGPDSVAFYVSGQLLSEDYYVANKLMKGFIGSANIDTNSRLCMASSVAGHKRAFGTDTVPGQYEDLEQADLIVLVGSNLAWCHPVLYQRIAAAKSARPAMKIINIDPRRTASSDLADLHLALTPGSDVALLNHLLTTIHEMGAVDSAFVAQHVDGFDAALSAASSGDVQATGLSANELAEFTRAWIGTEKVVTIYSQGVNQSTSGSDKVNAILNCHLATGRIGRPGMGPFSVTGQPNAMGGREVGGLANMLACHLDLENAGHRATVRDFWQAPTLPEAAGLKAVDMFRAVGDGRIKALWVMCTNPVVSMPEADRVKDAIANCDFVVVSDMYGDTDTAKLADIVLPATGWGEKTGTVTNSERCISRQRPFLPAPGTARHDWDVLAEVGRRMGWQAEFAYESPAEILREYATLSGLAAQHGKDFDISALSDLTEADYDALPPQHWPLTKARSGGRFFADGRFFTPSGRANMLPLHHRAPAKPADATHPFILNTGRIRDQWHTMSRSGLAPRLNQHMAEPYLEIHPSDARTLGLQAADLAEVSSAHGRAILRVLLSDKVKPGAVFAPMHWTGQLSSAGRIDAVVAAEVDPVSGQPESKATPVAITKLPARWYGYAVSRQHPKPKAEYWALARLGDGWQMELADRHTPADWRAYAQQLLCTDGCSLQTTEDPAKGLFRLAAHRDGLLEAALFIAPTPVALARSHVNTLLGTEAPAALAGRAGADQPDPGATICACFDVGINTIISAIQQQNLMSVDAIGTALNAGTNCGSCRPELAALLSAAMPRQAAE, from the coding sequence ATGGCACAGCCTGATCCGACCCGCGCCGAGAGCAAAACCGTGAAAACCACCTGCCCCTATTGCGGCGTGGGCTGCGGGGTCCTGGCCACGCTGTTGGACACGCCCACCGGCCCGCAGGTCACGGTGAAAGGCGATCCGGATCACCCCGCCAACAAAGGCAGGCTCTGCTCCAAAGGGTCGGCGCTGGCCGAAACCCTGTCACTTGACGGCAGATTGCTCCAACCCACGATCAACGGCGCCCAAGCCTCCTGGGACAGCGCCCTGTCTCAGGTCGCCAGCCGTTTCAAACAAACAATCGAAGCCCACGGTCCCGACAGCGTGGCCTTCTATGTGTCCGGTCAGTTGCTGTCCGAAGACTATTATGTCGCAAACAAGTTAATGAAAGGTTTCATTGGCTCGGCAAACATCGATACCAACTCGCGGCTTTGCATGGCCTCTTCGGTTGCCGGTCACAAACGCGCCTTTGGCACCGACACCGTACCGGGGCAATATGAGGATCTGGAACAGGCCGATCTGATTGTTTTGGTTGGCTCAAATCTGGCCTGGTGCCATCCTGTTTTATACCAACGCATCGCGGCGGCGAAATCCGCGCGTCCGGCGATGAAGATCATCAACATTGACCCGCGCCGCACGGCCAGTTCGGATCTGGCGGATCTGCATCTGGCGCTGACACCGGGCAGTGATGTGGCCCTTCTTAACCATCTGCTAACCACGATTCACGAAATGGGTGCCGTCGATAGCGCATTTGTGGCACAGCATGTTGATGGGTTTGACGCGGCACTCTCCGCCGCCAGTTCCGGTGATGTGCAGGCAACGGGGCTGAGTGCGAATGAACTTGCCGAATTCACCCGCGCCTGGATCGGCACCGAAAAAGTTGTGACCATCTATAGTCAGGGGGTGAACCAATCCACCTCGGGCAGTGATAAGGTGAACGCAATCCTGAACTGTCATCTGGCCACCGGGCGGATCGGTCGGCCGGGTATGGGTCCGTTTTCGGTCACCGGCCAGCCAAACGCCATGGGCGGACGTGAGGTTGGCGGACTGGCGAATATGCTGGCCTGCCATCTGGATCTGGAAAATGCGGGCCACCGCGCAACCGTGCGCGATTTCTGGCAGGCGCCGACCCTGCCCGAAGCGGCGGGGCTGAAAGCCGTCGATATGTTCCGCGCAGTCGGCGACGGGCGGATCAAGGCGCTGTGGGTGATGTGCACCAACCCCGTCGTCTCAATGCCCGAAGCGGATCGTGTCAAAGACGCCATCGCAAACTGCGATTTCGTAGTTGTCTCGGACATGTATGGTGACACAGATACGGCAAAGCTGGCCGATATCGTCCTGCCCGCCACGGGCTGGGGCGAAAAGACCGGCACCGTGACCAATTCCGAGCGCTGCATTTCGCGCCAACGTCCCTTCCTGCCTGCGCCGGGCACCGCGCGCCACGACTGGGATGTCCTGGCGGAGGTCGGCAGGCGCATGGGATGGCAGGCTGAATTTGCCTATGAAAGCCCGGCCGAAATCCTACGCGAATACGCCACCCTGTCAGGTTTGGCCGCACAACATGGCAAGGATTTCGACATTTCAGCCCTCAGCGATCTGACTGAGGCCGACTATGACGCCTTGCCACCGCAGCACTGGCCCCTGACCAAGGCGCGCAGCGGCGGACGGTTCTTTGCCGACGGGCGGTTTTTCACCCCGTCAGGGCGCGCCAACATGCTGCCGTTGCATCACCGCGCCCCGGCGAAACCCGCTGACGCCACGCATCCCTTCATCCTCAACACAGGACGGATCCGCGACCAATGGCACACGATGAGCCGCTCTGGCCTGGCACCGCGCCTGAACCAGCATATGGCCGAGCCCTATCTGGAAATTCACCCAAGCGATGCCCGTACATTAGGACTGCAGGCGGCAGATCTGGCCGAGGTCTCCTCCGCCCATGGTCGCGCCATCCTGCGCGTTTTGCTGAGCGACAAGGTGAAACCCGGCGCTGTCTTTGCACCGATGCATTGGACCGGGCAGCTATCCTCCGCCGGGCGGATTGACGCCGTGGTTGCAGCAGAGGTTGATCCGGTCTCAGGCCAGCCGGAATCCAAAGCAACACCTGTGGCGATCACAAAACTGCCGGCCCGCTGGTATGGCTATGCCGTCAGCCGCCAACACCCCAAGCCTAAGGCCGAGTATTGGGCCCTGGCGCGGCTGGGGGACGGTTGGCAGATGGAGCTCGCCGATCGCCATACGCCTGCGGATTGGCGGGCTTACGCGCAACAGCTGCTCTGCACCGATGGCTGCAGCCTGCAAACCACTGAGGACCCGGCCAAAGGCCTGTTCCGGCTGGCCGCCCATCGCGACGGTCTGCTGGAGGCCGCCCTGTTCATCGCCCCCACCCCTGTCGCATTGGCCCGCAGCCATGTCAACACCCTGCTGGGCACCGAGGCCCCCGCCGCTTTGGCCGGGCGCGCCGGCGCGGATCAGCCGGATCCCGGCGCTACGATCTGCGCCTGTTTCGACGTAGGCATCAACACCATCATCAGCGCCATCCAGCAGCAAAACCTGATGTCAGTAGACGCCATCGGCACCGCGCTCAACGCAGGGACGAATTGCGGCTCCTGCCGGCCAGAACTGGCGGCGCTGCTTTCTGCGGCAATGCCAAGACAGGCGGCGGAATAA
- the mnmH gene encoding tRNA 2-selenouridine(34) synthase MnmH: MVNRVTFSSLQEIAAAGFDDIIDVRAPAEYAEDHLPGAISLPVFSDEERARVGTIYVQEDPFKARKVGAALVARNAAAHLEGALADRTGGWRPLVYCWRGGQRSGSFASILAQIGWRVSLIEGGYKSYRRLVVQMLYDQPLPHRLVLIDGGTGTGKTDLLAALADQGAQVLDLEDMAHHRGSLLGGRDGGQPSQKAFESRLAMALAAMDPARPVLVEAESAKIGRIRIPPSVWQAMLSADHIRLEVPLQARAQYLAQAYSDVIGDMEELCARLSHLAPFHGHDLVKRWQEMARGGDHQALAADLVAVHYDPSYRRSSRCVGAPLTVLSLAGLSSSDITAAATEVLSVLAP; the protein is encoded by the coding sequence ATGGTAAACCGGGTGACATTTTCTTCGCTGCAAGAAATTGCAGCTGCCGGGTTTGATGACATCATCGATGTGCGTGCCCCGGCCGAATATGCCGAGGATCACCTGCCCGGGGCCATTTCGCTGCCGGTCTTTTCGGATGAAGAACGCGCGCGTGTCGGCACGATTTATGTGCAGGAGGATCCCTTTAAGGCACGCAAAGTGGGCGCGGCCTTGGTGGCGCGCAATGCTGCGGCGCATCTTGAGGGTGCTTTGGCGGACCGCACGGGCGGCTGGCGGCCACTGGTGTATTGCTGGCGCGGTGGCCAGCGGTCAGGCTCCTTTGCCTCAATCCTGGCGCAGATCGGCTGGCGGGTGTCCCTGATTGAAGGGGGCTATAAATCCTATCGCCGTCTGGTGGTGCAGATGCTTTATGATCAGCCCTTGCCGCACCGGCTGGTGCTGATTGACGGGGGCACAGGCACTGGCAAGACCGATCTGCTGGCTGCACTGGCCGATCAGGGCGCGCAGGTGCTGGATCTGGAGGATATGGCGCATCACCGCGGCTCCCTGCTTGGGGGGCGCGATGGTGGTCAGCCCAGCCAGAAGGCTTTTGAGAGCCGTCTGGCTATGGCGCTGGCGGCGATGGATCCCGCCAGGCCGGTGTTGGTTGAGGCGGAAAGCGCCAAGATCGGCCGCATCCGCATTCCGCCCTCCGTCTGGCAGGCGATGCTGTCGGCCGATCACATCCGGCTGGAGGTGCCGCTGCAGGCGCGCGCGCAGTATCTGGCGCAGGCTTACAGCGATGTGATCGGCGATATGGAGGAGCTCTGCGCCCGGCTGTCACATCTTGCGCCGTTTCACGGCCATGATCTGGTGAAGCGCTGGCAGGAGATGGCGCGGGGTGGCGATCATCAGGCCCTGGCCGCTGATCTGGTTGCGGTGCATTACGATCCCAGCTACCGCCGATCCTCAAGGTGCGTCGGGGCACCGTTGACGGTTCTGTCCCTGGCGGGCCTGTCCTCAAGCGACATCACAGCGGCCGCAACCGAGGTGCTGTCCGTTCTGGCGCCTTAG
- the nirD gene encoding nitrite reductase small subunit NirD → MSWLDIGPVDQIPLRGARVVKTRLGCVALFRTGEDEVFATSDRCPHKGGPLSEGIVHGRAVTCPLHNWVFSLESGEAQGADEGAIDTYPVRVEQGNILLDVSRLQGAAAA, encoded by the coding sequence ATGAGCTGGCTTGATATCGGACCTGTCGACCAAATCCCACTGCGCGGCGCCCGTGTGGTGAAAACCCGCCTTGGCTGCGTGGCCCTGTTCCGCACTGGCGAGGATGAGGTCTTTGCAACCTCTGACCGCTGCCCGCACAAAGGTGGTCCGCTATCTGAGGGCATCGTCCACGGCCGCGCCGTGACCTGCCCGCTGCACAATTGGGTCTTCAGCCTTGAAAGCGGCGAAGCCCAAGGTGCGGATGAGGGTGCGATTGACACCTATCCGGTACGGGTTGAACAGGGCAACATCCTATTGGATGTCAGCCGCTTACAGGGGGCAGCTGCGGCGTGA
- the selD gene encoding selenide, water dikinase SelD has protein sequence MQNDIPLTQDVVLIGGGHTHALVLRKWGMRPLPGVRLTLINPGPTAPYTGMLPGHIAGHYSREELEIDLVRLARFAGARLLLGRATGIDPKARQITVEGHGVVDYDIASIDVGITSDLPDLPGFSEHAIAAKPLDRYAARWQQFLDAAQVAGQAGPVAVIGGGVAGVELALAMAHRLRHTVGSADVTVLEAAEQLTGTSPATRRALEKQLEENGVTLRKGVEIEAITADGPRLKSGEVIPAALTVGAAGATPHGWLENTGLPLHEGFIKVGPTLQVEGVDTLFATGDCAHLSHAPRPKAGVFAVRAAPYLHGNIEALLVGKKPRIFKPQSQYLKLISLGQKSALAERWGRPVTGAALWRWKDRIDRAFMVKFQDLPQMASAAAPAVAAAGVADELASGKPICAGCGSKVGPAALSDALSALRMPAHPDVVQGAGDDAAILQMGGVKQVISTDHLRAFSHDPALMARIAAVHALGDIWSMGARPQAALTQLTLPRMSDRLQRRTLSEIMRHAGEVFAEAGAEIVGGHTTLGAELTIGFTVTGTAKNPIGIDGARSGDALILTRPLGSGTLLAAEMQGQAKGRDVAAMLHQMAQPQGIAARHLSKAHAMTDVTGFGLAGHLQEICAASGLGAEIWLEALPLYDGAEALAAAGVTSSLHPANLAHAPVINARGPRGLLLHDPQTAGGLLAAVDQGEADALLYALADEGISARQIGTFFPGTELRCR, from the coding sequence ATGCAAAATGACATCCCCCTGACCCAAGACGTGGTGCTGATCGGTGGCGGCCACACCCACGCGCTGGTGCTGCGCAAATGGGGCATGCGGCCCTTGCCGGGCGTGCGGTTGACCCTGATCAATCCCGGCCCCACGGCGCCCTATACCGGCATGTTGCCCGGCCACATCGCCGGTCACTACAGCCGGGAGGAGCTGGAGATTGATTTGGTTCGTCTGGCCAGGTTCGCGGGTGCACGTCTGTTGCTGGGCCGGGCCACAGGCATTGATCCAAAGGCGCGCCAAATCACAGTCGAAGGCCATGGCGTGGTGGACTATGACATCGCCTCAATCGACGTTGGCATCACCTCGGATCTACCTGATTTACCGGGATTTTCCGAACACGCTATCGCCGCGAAACCGCTGGATCGCTACGCTGCGCGCTGGCAGCAGTTTCTGGACGCGGCGCAGGTGGCTGGCCAGGCTGGCCCCGTTGCCGTCATCGGCGGCGGCGTCGCGGGCGTCGAACTGGCGCTGGCCATGGCGCATCGCCTGCGCCACACCGTAGGCTCGGCGGATGTGACTGTGTTGGAAGCCGCGGAGCAGCTGACCGGCACCAGCCCAGCAACCCGCCGCGCGCTGGAAAAACAACTTGAGGAAAACGGCGTAACCCTCAGAAAAGGCGTTGAAATTGAGGCAATCACCGCGGACGGACCGCGTCTAAAATCTGGCGAGGTGATCCCGGCCGCCCTGACGGTTGGGGCCGCGGGTGCCACGCCACACGGCTGGCTGGAAAACACCGGCCTGCCGCTGCACGAGGGGTTCATCAAGGTTGGCCCAACATTGCAGGTTGAGGGGGTCGACACCCTTTTTGCCACCGGCGACTGTGCCCATCTGAGCCATGCGCCAAGGCCCAAGGCCGGGGTCTTTGCCGTCCGGGCCGCGCCCTATCTGCATGGCAACATCGAGGCGTTACTTGTCGGCAAAAAACCACGCATTTTCAAACCACAATCGCAATATCTTAAACTGATCTCCCTAGGTCAGAAATCTGCCCTTGCCGAACGTTGGGGGCGCCCGGTCACAGGTGCAGCCCTGTGGCGTTGGAAGGATCGGATTGACCGCGCCTTTATGGTGAAGTTTCAGGACCTGCCGCAAATGGCCAGCGCTGCGGCGCCCGCGGTTGCGGCTGCGGGCGTGGCTGATGAACTGGCCAGCGGCAAGCCGATCTGCGCTGGCTGCGGGTCCAAGGTGGGGCCGGCGGCACTGTCTGATGCGCTGAGCGCCTTGCGCATGCCCGCCCATCCCGATGTGGTGCAGGGGGCTGGCGATGATGCGGCGATCCTGCAGATGGGTGGCGTGAAGCAGGTGATCTCAACCGATCATCTGCGCGCCTTCAGCCATGACCCGGCGCTGATGGCGCGGATCGCGGCGGTGCATGCCCTGGGCGACATCTGGTCGATGGGCGCCCGCCCGCAGGCGGCACTGACCCAGCTGACCCTGCCCCGCATGTCCGACCGTTTGCAGCGGCGCACCCTAAGCGAAATCATGCGCCACGCCGGTGAGGTCTTTGCTGAGGCTGGCGCGGAAATTGTGGGTGGCCACACCACGCTGGGGGCCGAGTTGACTATTGGCTTCACGGTGACCGGCACCGCAAAAAATCCCATCGGGATTGACGGCGCGCGGTCGGGTGATGCGTTGATCCTGACGCGCCCGCTGGGATCGGGCACCCTGCTGGCGGCTGAGATGCAGGGCCAGGCAAAGGGTCGCGATGTGGCCGCCATGCTGCACCAGATGGCCCAGCCGCAGGGGATCGCCGCAAGGCATCTGTCCAAGGCGCACGCCATGACCGATGTCACCGGCTTTGGCCTGGCCGGTCACCTGCAAGAGATCTGCGCCGCCTCTGGTCTGGGGGCTGAGATCTGGCTGGAGGCGCTGCCGCTCTACGATGGGGCGGAGGCACTGGCGGCAGCAGGCGTGACCTCCTCGCTTCATCCCGCCAATCTGGCCCATGCGCCAGTGATCAACGCACGTGGACCGCGGGGCCTGTTGCTGCATGATCCGCAAACCGCCGGTGGCCTGCTGGCCGCCGTGGATCAGGGTGAGGCGGATGCCCTGCTCTATGCTTTGGCAGATGAAGGTATCTCAGCCCGGCAGATCGGCACGTTTTTCCCAGGAACGGAGCTGCGCTGTCGCTAA
- a CDS encoding imelysin family protein: protein MKTTFLSTSVLALTLGSAALAEAPSAKAVLENYANIAEAKYQDSLITAKALQAAVDALIASPSDDTLQAAKDAWLASRNPYQQTEVYRFGNAIVDDWEGKVNAWPLDEGLIDYVDASYGLSEENDYAGLNVVATPVFTLSGTEVDATNITPELLEATLHEADGVEANVATGYHAIEFLLWGQDLNGHGAGAGNRPATDFASGDACTGGNCDRRAAYLKAATDLLVSDLEFMAAAWAEGGEGRATVLADEGAGLVAMLTGMGSLSYGEQAGERMRLGLMLNDPEEEHDCFSDNTHNSHYYDGQGIQNVYLGSYTRVDGTVVSGASLSDLVKAKDAALDAEMTGKLEVTMAALGKMKEAADNGFAYDQMLERGNAEGEALIMGGVNGLVDQTKSIERVVAALGLSQLEFEGSDSLDNPTAVFE from the coding sequence ATGAAAACCACCTTCCTGAGCACCTCCGTGCTGGCACTGACGCTGGGCAGCGCCGCCCTCGCCGAGGCCCCGAGCGCCAAAGCGGTTCTGGAAAACTATGCCAACATCGCTGAAGCGAAGTATCAGGACAGCCTGATCACCGCCAAAGCGCTGCAGGCCGCCGTTGATGCGCTGATCGCGTCGCCGTCGGATGACACCCTGCAGGCGGCAAAGGATGCCTGGCTGGCCTCTCGCAACCCCTACCAGCAGACCGAAGTCTACCGTTTCGGCAACGCCATCGTTGACGACTGGGAAGGCAAAGTGAACGCCTGGCCATTGGACGAAGGCCTGATCGACTATGTTGATGCGTCTTACGGCCTGTCGGAAGAAAACGACTATGCCGGGCTGAACGTTGTTGCGACCCCGGTCTTCACCCTGTCGGGCACCGAGGTAGACGCCACCAACATCACCCCGGAACTGCTGGAAGCCACCCTGCACGAAGCCGACGGCGTTGAAGCCAACGTTGCCACCGGCTACCACGCCATCGAATTCCTGCTTTGGGGTCAGGACCTGAACGGCCACGGCGCTGGCGCCGGCAACCGTCCGGCCACCGATTTCGCATCGGGCGACGCCTGCACCGGCGGCAACTGTGACCGTCGTGCTGCTTACCTGAAAGCCGCCACCGACCTGCTGGTTTCGGACCTGGAGTTCATGGCCGCAGCCTGGGCTGAAGGTGGCGAAGGCCGCGCAACCGTACTGGCCGACGAAGGTGCTGGTCTGGTTGCCATGCTGACCGGCATGGGTTCGCTGTCGTACGGTGAACAGGCGGGTGAGCGTATGCGCCTTGGCCTGATGCTGAACGATCCCGAGGAAGAGCACGATTGCTTCTCCGACAACACCCACAACAGCCACTACTACGACGGTCAGGGCATCCAGAACGTTTATCTGGGCAGCTACACCCGCGTAGACGGCACCGTTGTGTCGGGCGCCTCGCTGAGCGATCTGGTGAAAGCCAAAGACGCCGCTCTGGATGCTGAGATGACCGGCAAACTGGAAGTGACCATGGCCGCTCTGGGCAAAATGAAAGAGGCTGCCGACAACGGTTTCGCCTACGACCAGATGCTGGAGCGCGGCAATGCCGAAGGCGAAGCGCTGATCATGGGTGGCGTCAACGGTCTGGTTGATCAAACCAAATCGATCGAGCGTGTTGTGGCCGCTCTGGGCCTCAGCCAGCTGGAATTTGAAGGCTCCGACAGCCTCGACAACCCGACCGCTGTTTTTGAATAA
- the cysG gene encoding siroheme synthase CysG, with the protein MKFFPMFLRMADRRVVIAGGGEQAAQKARLVLKTDAALSILATELDDELQAIVNEGRAEHHTGPIGVAQFSDAALVFIATGCPGMDAALHAIAKAAGATVNVVDQPDLCDATTPSIVDRDPVVVAIGTEGTAPVLARRLKTDLEVMLDPRLGSFAALAGRLRDAVAKRVPQSKRRNFWRWTFNEEPWQAHKRGAERQAADLLKQAIAAGGAPGSSDLGQISLVGAGPGARDLLTLRAVERLQEADIIFYDRLVDPEVLELARRDAERVYVGKVLGTTQWPQHRINEVVLRAARQGQRVVRLKSGDPSIFGRAVEELETARAAGVPVEIVPGVTAASAAAAALNRPLTARGETDRVTLTTGTLRPGDGQPDWAQMALPGSLLVLYMAVHKAAEVQENLLSGGLPGDTEVSVVASASHPHEKILDCALDEMAECIAAKGIENPAVLMIRCPKDMATGSAAGTP; encoded by the coding sequence ATGAAATTTTTCCCTATGTTCTTGCGGATGGCAGACCGCCGTGTGGTGATCGCAGGCGGCGGGGAGCAAGCGGCGCAAAAGGCCCGTTTGGTGCTGAAGACTGACGCGGCCTTGAGCATTCTGGCCACCGAGCTGGACGATGAACTGCAGGCAATCGTCAACGAAGGACGCGCCGAACATCACACCGGCCCAATTGGCGTGGCACAGTTTTCTGACGCGGCCTTGGTTTTCATCGCCACCGGGTGCCCGGGGATGGACGCGGCGCTGCATGCCATCGCCAAAGCCGCCGGCGCCACGGTCAACGTTGTCGACCAGCCGGACCTTTGCGATGCAACCACCCCCTCAATCGTAGACCGTGATCCGGTCGTGGTGGCCATCGGCACCGAAGGCACAGCGCCCGTGCTGGCGCGCCGGCTAAAAACCGATCTTGAGGTGATGCTGGACCCGCGCCTAGGCAGTTTCGCCGCATTGGCGGGCCGGCTGCGGGATGCGGTGGCGAAACGGGTGCCACAGTCAAAACGGCGCAATTTCTGGCGCTGGACCTTCAATGAGGAGCCGTGGCAAGCCCATAAACGGGGTGCGGAACGACAGGCGGCAGATCTGTTGAAACAGGCCATCGCAGCTGGCGGGGCGCCGGGATCGTCGGATCTGGGGCAAATCAGCCTTGTTGGCGCGGGCCCCGGGGCGCGGGACCTGCTGACCCTGCGGGCGGTGGAGCGGTTGCAAGAGGCCGATATCATCTTCTACGACCGGCTGGTTGATCCTGAGGTGCTGGAGCTGGCGCGCCGTGACGCCGAGCGGGTCTATGTCGGCAAGGTGCTGGGCACCACCCAATGGCCACAACACCGCATCAATGAGGTGGTTCTGCGCGCCGCCCGTCAGGGCCAGCGCGTGGTGCGGCTGAAATCAGGCGATCCCTCGATTTTCGGCCGCGCGGTGGAGGAATTGGAAACCGCCCGCGCCGCCGGCGTCCCGGTGGAGATTGTGCCCGGTGTGACCGCCGCCTCTGCCGCTGCAGCCGCCTTGAACCGGCCGCTGACCGCGCGCGGTGAAACCGATCGCGTCACCCTGACGACAGGCACCCTGCGGCCCGGCGACGGTCAGCCCGATTGGGCACAGATGGCGCTGCCCGGCTCGCTCCTGGTGCTGTACATGGCGGTGCATAAGGCGGCTGAGGTGCAGGAAAACCTGCTGTCGGGTGGCCTGCCCGGCGACACCGAAGTCTCAGTCGTGGCCTCTGCCAGCCATCCACATGAGAAGATCCTTGATTGCGCTCTGGATGAAATGGCCGAATGCATTGCCGCCAAAGGCATTGAAAACCCGGCCGTGCTGATGATCCGCTGCCCGAAGGATATGGCAACCGGCAGCGCCGCGGGCACGCCCTAA
- the hemP gene encoding hemin uptake protein HemP: MRLNQSGASEIELPSLPTHRAEDLTQGGTQALIVLNDQVYSLRITRAGKLILTK; encoded by the coding sequence ATGAGACTGAACCAATCCGGCGCATCCGAAATTGAGCTGCCGTCGCTGCCCACTCACCGCGCCGAGGACCTGACCCAAGGCGGGACACAGGCCCTGATCGTTTTGAACGACCAAGTTTATAGCCTGCGTATCACCCGCGCCGGCAAGCTGATCCTGACCAAATGA